In the Syntrophus aciditrophicus SB genome, TTCGGATGAACGCCGGAGCATTCGGGAGAGAAATGAAAGACGTGGTAACAGCGATTACCGTGCTGAATGAGCATTTGGAGTTGGAGACGCTTTCCCGCCGGGAGCTTTCCTTTGAATACCGTCGTTTGAATCTTTCCGATGAAGCGGTGATTGTCTGTGCCGAGTTTGCTCTGTGTCCAGGAGAGCGGGAATCGATATCCGCTGAAATCAGTGAAATTCTGGCCTTGCGGAAAAGTAAGCATCCTCTTAACTTTCGAAACGCGGGCTCCATCTTTAAAAATCCTCGCAATCTGCCCGCGGGTCAGTTGATCGAGGAAACCGGCCTCAAGGGGACCCGTCGAGGGGATGCCATGATTTCAGAGAAGCATGGCAATTTCATCGTCAATCTGGGGCATGCCCGGGCCGCGGATGTGGTTGATCTGATTGAGGAGATTAAAGGTCGGGTTGAGAATTGCCGGGCCATACAACTGGAAGCTGAGGTTCATATTGTCGGAGAAGATGGATGAAAAGAGCTTTCACAAGAAAGCTGGAGGCAAAAAAATATCGATTGAAGCGTCGCAGCAGGACGATATTCGTCGATATCTTCCGATCAATTCTCCTCATTGTTGTAATTCTGCTTACAGGTGCTGTGCTGATTTTTGCATTTAATTTTACAATCAGTGCTCCCTGTTTCCGTGTTCGCGAAACGGTTGTCCGCGGGTGCCGGGAGTTGACGGAAAAAGAAGTTCTTCTTCTCGGTCTGGTGAGCTCTTCGCAGAACCTGCTGGCATTGAATGAGAAAGCTCTGGAACGGCGCATCAGTGCCAATCCCTGGATAAAATCGGTGTCCATCGGCCGGGAGCTGCCTGGCCGTCTGGTGGTTCAGATTCAGGAGCGCTCGGTAATAGCCGCGATCAGGCAAGGCTCCAACCTTTATCTGATGGATCAGGAAGGCGTTATTTTCAAGAAACTGGATAAAAATGACGAAAGTGATCTTCCTGTATTGACAGGGTTTTATCAGGAGGGCAAATTGAATGAGCTTCTTCTGAAAAACGCAAGGACTTTAATAAATGATCTGTCAAGTTCCAAGTACTTTCCGACTATTGACTCTGTTTCAGAAATTCAGGGTAATGAAGTTTTGGGTATTTCAGTCTTTACCGACAACGGGCTGTGTCTTGTCCTGGGAGTTGATGATTACGGCACAAAATTGCAGCGTCTGTCTCCGATTCTCGAGGATTTGGAAAGACGCCAATTGAAAGAGGGGTTTCTTCGCATTGATTTGAGAAATCCGTTGAAAGTAACCGTTTCAAAAAGAAATATTCCTGCTCCCAGAGGACTTTCTGATTCACGGCAGGAATATAAGACATGACCCTGACAGGCGGAAGAGAGCAGGTCAGCGAGGCTTGGAAGGAAAGATTCCGGGGGTTAGTGTGACAATAAGGGAAGAGTCGGTGGCTATGCCGACAACTTCGTTCATTTCAAGACAGGAGAGGATGCACAAGTTCTTGTTTCACATCCTCCCATTATCAGAGAAAGGTGGACAGAGCAAATGGGTATGCAGGGCAATGTCATCGTCGGATTGGATATAGGCACGACAAAAACCTGTGCCATTGTTGGTGAAGTAACCGATACAGGCATTGATATCATCGGCATCGGTTCTCATCCCTCGGACGGATTGAGGAAAGGCGTCGTAGTGAACATCGACAGCACCGTAGAGGCGATCAAAGCAGCAGTGGAAGAGGCGGAACGTATGTCCGGCTGTGAAATCGGTTCTGTCTTTACGGGGATTGCCGGCGGCCATATTAAAGCGCAGAACAGCCTGGGCATCGTGGCCGTGAAGGGGCGTGAAGTAGGCAGCGAGGATGTGGAACGTGCTATCGAAGCCGCCAAAGCGATCGCCATTCCCCTGGACCGGCAGATCCTGCATACACTGCCCCAGAGTTATGTTGTGGACGAACAGGATGGGATTAAGGATCCGGTAGGCATGTCTGGTGTCAGGCTGGAAGCGAAGGTCCATGTCGTAACCGGTGTGGTGACCTCCATCCAGAATATTGAAAAATCCGTTACCCGTGTTGGGCTGGACATCAATGATATTGTTCTGGAACAGCTTGCAGCCAGTCAGGCCGTGCTGAGCGATGATGAACGCGATCTGGGAGTGGCTCTGCTGGACATCGGGGGCGGAACCACGAATATTGCGGTTTTCTGGGAGGGAAGCATCCGTCATACGGCTGTTATTCCCGTCGGTGGTAATTACGTGACCAGTGATATCGCCACCGGCTTGAGAACGCCCCTTAACGAGGCGGAAAAAATCAAAATCGGCTTTGGGTGCGCCTATGCGCCGATGATTCCCAAGGAGGAAACCATTGAGGTGCCAAGCGTAGGCGGCCGGGAGCCTCGTGTCGTGTCGCGCCAGATCCTGGGGCGGATCATTGAGGCGCGTATGGAAGAAATTCTGAACATGGCATATAAGGAAATCGTTCGCTCCGGCTATGAAGACGTTCTGGCTGCGGGAGTTGTGCTTGCAGGTGGGACGGCTCTCCTGGACGGCATTACGGAACTGACGGAGCAGATTTTCAATATGCCGGTCCGGAGGGGGTATCCCTCAGGTATCGGAGGATTGACAGATGTGGTTAACAGCCCCATGTATGCGACAGGCGTCGGTCTTGTCCTTTACGGGAGTAAAAACCTGGCCAAGGTTGTCGTGAGGAAGGGCGAGAAGGGAAAGGCGGGGGATGATGTGATCGCGAAATTCAAAAAATGGATATTAGAATTCTTCTAGGGGGGTGTCATGTTTGAATTGTCTGAGTCGGAAAATTTCAGTTCCGCAAAAATCAAGGTTATTGGAATCGGTGGTGGTGGAGGGAACGCAATTAACACTATGATATCCTCCAATCTCAAGGGTGTTGATTTTATTGTTGCCAACACGGACTCCCAGGCCCTCGGGCAGTCTCTTGCGCCTGTGAAAATTCAGCTTGGTGCGGAAATTACCAGAGGTCTCGGAGCGGGATCCAATCCGGATGTCGGAAAACAGGCAGCCTTGGAAACAAAAGATTTGATTCGTCAGCATATCGAAGGGGCGGATATGGTTTTTGTTACCGCTGGTCAGGGTGGAGGTACGGGAACAGGGGGTGCGCCCGTCGTTGCTGAAGTTGCTAAGGAAATGGGCGCCCTGACCGTCGCCGTGGTGACCAAACCGTTCCAGTTTGAAGGCAAGAAGCGCAATGTCCAGGCGGATGAAGGCATCGATGAATTGAGAAAAATTGTGGACACCCTTATCGTGGTTCCCAATCAACGGCTGCTCAGCCTTGGCGGCAGAAATCTTTCCCTCCTTGAAACCTTCAAAAAAGCAGATGATATCCTTTATCAGGCTGTTAAAGGGATTTCCGATCTGATCACAATTCCCGGACTGATCAACCTGGATTTTGCCGATGTGAAAAGCGTCATGTCTGAGATGGGACTGGCCTTGATGGGTACGGGTTCGGCCAACGGGGAAAACCGGGCAGTGGAGGCCGCACAGAAGGCCATTTCGTCCCCGCTCCTTGAGGATAATTCGATCCAGGGTGCACGGGGCGTGCTGCTCAACATTACCGGCGGACCGGATATGACTCTTTTTGAAATCAACGAAGCTTCCTCGCTGATTCAGGCGGAGGCTCACGAAGAGGCCAACATCATTTTCGGGACGGTTGTTGATGAGACCATGGGGGATGAGATCCGGATCACCGTCATCGCCACGGGCTTTGAAGAGGCGGGAAAGAAGAAGCATGGTCTGTCCAACCTGGCTTCCTTCAGCACGAATCGCAGCAGAGATATTGCCGTTCCGGCTTTCATCCGCAAAAGCCAGTCCGGAAACGGCGATCTTAATGTCATAAGGATGGGGCTCATTGATGACGATGAAAATCCCGATCTCGAAATCCCGACTTTTCTGCGTCGACAGGCGGATTAAGTTCACGTTGCATTCGGAAGAATAAAAAAGCGGCAGGACGAAGTCGACGCAGTTGCATCGATCAGGCGTCGTCGAGCCGGTGATGAAGTCCGACGTCGTCAGCCTCGGGAAGGTGGGGAGGTGAAAATCGTCGCACGGGGCAAGCTGGATACGGGGATGTCATGTCATGGATGCAGCAGAAACGGTATGAAAAGCTTCTTGCCGGAGAGAGAGGAACCCGGCGGAAGATCTGGAATGACCAACTGACGGTTTGTTTGGCCTATCCGAATGTCTATCGAATCGGAATGTCCAATCTCGGCTTTCAGACGGTTTACGGCCTCCTGAACAGGCTGCCGGGCTGTCTTTGTGAGCGGATATTTCTTCCCGATCCCACGGAAGGCGATGCCAGCCGGCAAGAGGCACTGGTCAGCATGGAGTCGCAGAGGCCGTTGAAAGAATTTGATATTCTTGCCTTTGCTCTCCCCTTTGAAAATGACTATCCTTATGTCCTGAGAATGCTGGAACAGGCAGGCATCCCGATGGAGGCAGGATCGCGGGACGATTCAGACCCATTGATCATGGCGGGAGGGATTGCTGTAACCCTGAACCCTGAACCGCTGAGTTCGTTTGTGGATCTGTTTCTTCTGGGTGAAGCGGAAGAATTGCTCCCGGAATTCGTGGAACGGTATGATAACGTTCTGAGGCAGGGAAAGAAGCGCGGGGACCGTTTATTTGCCGTTCAACGTGATGTGACGGGTGTTTATGTGCCGGCGCTTTATTCTGTGTCTTACCAGTCCGACGGGACGATACAGGAAATGAAGCCGGCGGATGAGGCCCTTCCCGGAAAGATCCGAAGACGGTGGGTCCGGGATATCTCCGCTTTTGTGACGGAGCAGGTCATCACGACACCGGAAACGGAATTCGGCGAGCTTTTCCTCACGGAAGTAAGCCGGGGGTGCCAGCGGGGTTGCCGCTTCTGCGCCGCCGGTTTTGTTTATCGACCCCTCCGGTTCCGCCGGATGGAGGCCCTGGAAACTTCCTTTATTCGAGGTATTGCCCTGGGTAAAAAGATCGGACTGCTGGGTACAGCGGTTTCCGATCATCCGCAACTGGCTGATCTGTGTCGTCACGTCCTGGGTAGAGGAGGGAGCTTTTCCCTCGGTTCGCTCCGAACGGACCGGGTGAACAGGGAAATGGCTGCTCTGCTCCGGGAATCCGGGGTGGAAACGGTGGCTCTGGCCCCGGAAGCCGGGACACAGCGTCTGCGGGATGTCCTGCACAAAGGGATTTCCGAGGCTCATATCTTTCATGCCGTGGAATGCCTGGTTAAAGAGCGCATTCGCCAGATCCGCCTTTACTTCATGATCGGTCTGCCGACAGAGACTGAAGCGGATATTGAAGGCATAATCGTTCTGACCCGGCGGATCCGCCATCATGCCCTGCAGATTTCAAAAGGAAAACAGCCTTTCAAGCGAATCATTCTGAGCATCAACCAGTTTATTCCCAAGTCCTCAACGCCTTTCCAGTGGCACCCCCTGGAGGATATCCGGATCGTCAGAAAGAAACTTCAGCGGATCGAAAGGGTCCTGCATCGAGAAGGGTCTGTAAAGGTCCTTCACGATCTGCCGAAATGGAATTACATTCAGACCCTGTTGTCCCTGGGCGACCGGCGGGTAGGGCAAATTCTTCTTGAAGTTCACCAGTCGGGCGGCAACTGGTCGCAGGCACTGAAAAAAGTTAATCTCAATCCTGATTTCTACGTTTATCGCAGCAAGGATATTCGTGAAATCCTTCCATGGGATTTCATCGATCAGGGAATCGACAAATCCATGCTGATCAGGGAATATCAGCAGGCTTTATTAGAAATATCTTGAATTCAACGGATAAATCATATTAGAGTTACCGCCATTATTCGTAACTCGGCCTTTTCAGCCGTTCCACGACAAACCCCCATATCACCTCTATAAAGAAAAAGTTGGAGTTTTCAGCAGTAAAAGGGGTATTTGGGCAACAACAGCCCGTGAAAGGCATTCGGGAAGGAATCGCCGAGATTATTGCGGGTCATTTTAAGCTGGAGGTCTTTGATCAACCATATGAACAGACTCTTGCGTGAATCGTTTCTTTTTGTAAGGACGAGGTTTTTGTGAATTGCCTTAGCCAGCTTTTAGTCTTTGCCGTTGGGGGGCAGCGGTATGCCCTTGAACTATCCCGGGTGCAGAGGGTGGTTCGGATGGTTGAAATCACGCCGTTTTCGGGATTGCCTTCGATCGTGGCAGGGGTCGTCAATATCGAGGGGGATGTTGTCCCCGTCATTTCCCTGCGCCGGTGCTGTGCTCTTCCCGAGCGGGGGGGTGAGCTGAGTGACC is a window encoding:
- the ftsA gene encoding cell division protein FtsA; protein product: MGMQGNVIVGLDIGTTKTCAIVGEVTDTGIDIIGIGSHPSDGLRKGVVVNIDSTVEAIKAAVEEAERMSGCEIGSVFTGIAGGHIKAQNSLGIVAVKGREVGSEDVERAIEAAKAIAIPLDRQILHTLPQSYVVDEQDGIKDPVGMSGVRLEAKVHVVTGVVTSIQNIEKSVTRVGLDINDIVLEQLAASQAVLSDDERDLGVALLDIGGGTTNIAVFWEGSIRHTAVIPVGGNYVTSDIATGLRTPLNEAEKIKIGFGCAYAPMIPKEETIEVPSVGGREPRVVSRQILGRIIEARMEEILNMAYKEIVRSGYEDVLAAGVVLAGGTALLDGITELTEQIFNMPVRRGYPSGIGGLTDVVNSPMYATGVGLVLYGSKNLAKVVVRKGEKGKAGDDVIAKFKKWILEFF
- the ftsZ gene encoding cell division protein FtsZ, translating into MFELSESENFSSAKIKVIGIGGGGGNAINTMISSNLKGVDFIVANTDSQALGQSLAPVKIQLGAEITRGLGAGSNPDVGKQAALETKDLIRQHIEGADMVFVTAGQGGGTGTGGAPVVAEVAKEMGALTVAVVTKPFQFEGKKRNVQADEGIDELRKIVDTLIVVPNQRLLSLGGRNLSLLETFKKADDILYQAVKGISDLITIPGLINLDFADVKSVMSEMGLALMGTGSANGENRAVEAAQKAISSPLLEDNSIQGARGVLLNITGGPDMTLFEINEASSLIQAEAHEEANIIFGTVVDETMGDEIRITVIATGFEEAGKKKHGLSNLASFSTNRSRDIAVPAFIRKSQSGNGDLNVIRMGLIDDDENPDLEIPTFLRRQAD
- the murB gene encoding UDP-N-acetylmuramate dehydrogenase encodes the protein MLHDFFIKEQLKSCVSGAVLFDEPLDRYTSMGVGGPADALVVPQSMEELVQLVRFLRKENIPFLTLGNGTNLIVRDGGCRGVVVALRGLQKLSWASDPEGKIRVQAEAGVPLASIVQLCIKESLAGLEFCTGIPGSVGGAVRMNAGAFGREMKDVVTAITVLNEHLELETLSRRELSFEYRRLNLSDEAVIVCAEFALCPGERESISAEISEILALRKSKHPLNFRNAGSIFKNPRNLPAGQLIEETGLKGTRRGDAMISEKHGNFIVNLGHARAADVVDLIEEIKGRVENCRAIQLEAEVHIVGEDG
- a CDS encoding cell division protein FtsQ/DivIB, which encodes MKRAFTRKLEAKKYRLKRRSRTIFVDIFRSILLIVVILLTGAVLIFAFNFTISAPCFRVRETVVRGCRELTEKEVLLLGLVSSSQNLLALNEKALERRISANPWIKSVSIGRELPGRLVVQIQERSVIAAIRQGSNLYLMDQEGVIFKKLDKNDESDLPVLTGFYQEGKLNELLLKNARTLINDLSSSKYFPTIDSVSEIQGNEVLGISVFTDNGLCLVLGVDDYGTKLQRLSPILEDLERRQLKEGFLRIDLRNPLKVTVSKRNIPAPRGLSDSRQEYKT
- a CDS encoding radical SAM protein, with amino-acid sequence MQQKRYEKLLAGERGTRRKIWNDQLTVCLAYPNVYRIGMSNLGFQTVYGLLNRLPGCLCERIFLPDPTEGDASRQEALVSMESQRPLKEFDILAFALPFENDYPYVLRMLEQAGIPMEAGSRDDSDPLIMAGGIAVTLNPEPLSSFVDLFLLGEAEELLPEFVERYDNVLRQGKKRGDRLFAVQRDVTGVYVPALYSVSYQSDGTIQEMKPADEALPGKIRRRWVRDISAFVTEQVITTPETEFGELFLTEVSRGCQRGCRFCAAGFVYRPLRFRRMEALETSFIRGIALGKKIGLLGTAVSDHPQLADLCRHVLGRGGSFSLGSLRTDRVNREMAALLRESGVETVALAPEAGTQRLRDVLHKGISEAHIFHAVECLVKERIRQIRLYFMIGLPTETEADIEGIIVLTRRIRHHALQISKGKQPFKRIILSINQFIPKSSTPFQWHPLEDIRIVRKKLQRIERVLHREGSVKVLHDLPKWNYIQTLLSLGDRRVGQILLEVHQSGGNWSQALKKVNLNPDFYVYRSKDIREILPWDFIDQGIDKSMLIREYQQALLEIS